AAGGAATTATGCAGTTGTTTTCTGTGGGTGCAGGACAGCTCAACAGCATGgactttaaataacatttaagtTTAGCAGAGGTACGTTCTAGAATTCCTTGTTAGGCTGGAATCCCTTGTTGGGCTGGTCACCAGTTTTCTTAAGGCGTGACCATTATAAGCTACCTCAAACTGTCCAACAGTCACACTGTCAAGGTCAGCCTAAACCTTACCTTCACTTCTTCTCCAGTTATTAGACGTTTCACCTCTACAGGGTCGTGAGTTCATAGTTCAAGTGCTCCAAAgagtcaccaaatttacagggAAGGGAGTTCACTGTGTAACTGTGAAAGGATCACAAATATTCACAATGCTGGAACCCCGCCCTGTACCCAGAGTCCCAGGATGGCCTCCCACAGCCGTGACCCTGAGTCTGCCTAAACAGTTATGAGGTGGTGAAGGTGAGCATGACTGTAATGGTGGAAGCAGACAAGTTGCAGGATCTAATCCAGAACTGCCAATGTGCCATGGAGACGCCACATTCCCTGAGTGAGAAGCTGGAGGAAATAAATTCCATGTACTGACCAGATCAACTTACGACTGATGATCCCCGTCCcagtccaccaccatcatctcaGTACCAAAGACGTCTTCATTATtcttcatagacttcagttcaccATCATCCCCCAAAAACTGAGTTGGGACTGAGCACCTCTGTCTGCAAGGATCTCCAGCTCCATCCGACTGAACACAGGAGCTCCTCAgtccactgctgttcactctcaTGACCCACGACCAAATCATCAAGTTCACTGcagacacgactgtggtggggtTTTGGGAGTTCACATCTCGGATGACCTCACCTGGACCTCCAAAAAAACCAACCTTCCTCCAACCACGCTCACCGTCTTCAACATAGAGTCTGTGCGGTTTGGAAACTGAACATCTCTCCCTCTTCTGTCCCCGTCAAACCACCTCCACCAGGCATGAGCCATTTGCTTGAGGTCTCACGAAGAGAAGGAAACAAGACAGAGACGTCAAAGAAaagatcctgattggtctgtaggAACTTTTTGGGAGCCAAATGTATAAATCCAGTGTGGTGTATAAACCCACCATGTTATGGTATAAACCGGTGGTGagctagcagttaaggaagcggccctgtaatcagaagggccgccatggtgccactgaggtccccttgatattggtaccgtccccacacgctgctccccaggcgcctgtcatggtgcccactgctcaccaagggtgcctcttaaatacagaggacacgtttcaccgtgtcaccgtgtgctgtgctgcagtgtctcacgatCACGTCACTTTGACTAAAAGAATTTGCTCTTGTTGGGCTTCACCTTTCCTCTTCCATCAGGAAGTCCAGCTCTCTCTGCGTCTCATGGTTGCCTCCaggcttttctctctttttgatGCCTGTAAATACTGAGTGTAAAAAGGCAACAGAGACCTGCTGGTGTTAATCAatgagaaactgttcattcttttaacctctatcgTGCCGCCACGATGGCGATTGTGTTTTAATAAACCGCGCTTTATGCGCTTTATCACGTTTGTAAAGAACTGAAAACTGATGCGTTCAGTTGATtctcagaaacagaaaaactaCCACAAAGCTGAAGAATCATCTCTTTTATTTTcaacttttattaaaattaaaagacaaaagaatGTACATTTGATAAAAAGACAAGGCAACGGCCGTTCAAAATGACagaatttttaaatatttgtcttTCTTCTTCTAACAATATCTACAAAAGCTCCTCGGCCTCTGCGGCATACAGTGACTCGTTTCTGCAAAACCGGAGCCTATTTACACATCTGTACACATCTGTACACATCTGTACCCGAGCCGCTGCAGCCCCACCGTCACCACGGTTACCTGAGTTTTCAGTAAGAACGCCGCAATCTCCATCACGCGGTGAGGggacacacgtacacacatccacacagcaTGGTCTCTCTCGCTCATGCACACATTACATGACCCCAGAGAAGCAGGACAGGAGGACTTTCAGGAGCtctccttcagtctgctggggcggggcggggcgggcgggcggggccgACGTGAGGATCAGTTCTGGCTAAGAAGGCGACGATGTTCTTGGCCTGGAGAACCTGCAGGACAGGGTGGAGATCGTTACGTTCCGGTCATCGGTGTGTAGGACCGTAGGGCGGGGTGTGTGGGCGTGTACGCGGGGGGTCCGTGTGTGTAGACGTGTACGCGGGGggtcggggtgtgtgtgtgtgtgtgtgtgtgtgtgtgtagacgtgTACGCGGGGGGTCGGGGCGTGTGGGTGTGGGCGTGTACGCGGGGGGTCCGTGTGTGTAGACGTGTACGCGGGGggtcggggtgtgtgtgtgtgtgtgtgtgtgtagacgtgTACGCGGGGggtcggggtgtgtgtgtgtgtgtgtgtgtgtgtgtgtgtgtgggcgcgTACGCGGGGGGTCGGGtcggggcgtgtgtgtgtgtgtgtgtgtgtgtgtgtgtgggcgtgtacGCGGGGGGTCGGGTCAGGGCGGGTGCACATGGGTACCTCTGCAGTCTCTGGACAAGGTGCGTCACCATGGCGTCCGAGATCCCAGGACACGCCTCCTCGGCCAGGAACATGGCTGCTCTGAGCTCGTGCAGGGTGTCGGGTTTGACAGAAGACGCATCGCCTCTTTCATGCAGCTGTGGACACGAGCAGAACACGGTTCATTTCATATTATTCCCCTCGCCAGGACCAGGACGGCTGCCTTTATATGATCGTGTTACAGGACGTGCACCGCCAGTCACGTGACAGGACCGGACGCTGGCGTACCTCAGAGAAGGCGGGAGATATGATGGAGGACAGGCTCTGAGATAAAGGCCTCTTGGGGACGTCCTCCGCCTGCAGAAAGAAGGGGAGTTAGGACAGCAGGAGACGCCTCTACAGGACCGGAGTTGGACTCGTCGGGTACCTGCTCCATCTCCACCGCCTCAGCCTGACTCGCCCCATTCTGCAGCTTCTTGGGGTCTTTCTCCCGCATGGTGAAGATCCAGTCATCGTTCCCGAAGCCACTCCCCCCTGACGCCTGTCCATCAGGCTCCCTGCgcagcgagcgagcgagaggagagagagagaggtgcatcacagcaggcgtgtgtgtgtgtgtgtgtgtgtgtgtgtgtgtgtgtgtgcgtgcgttttCTAACACACGTTCATACATGGAGGACAGAGAATCAGAAACAGGCATGAGAGGTCGGTGAGGAGAAGATGGGTAAAGGAAAAACCAGGAAGTAGAGGGTGAAAGAGAAAATCTGTCCAGTCGTGTGACGTACGAGTCGGACTCGTCGGAGCTGGACTCCTCCCTCGACTGCTCCGCCTTCCACCGCTTATATCGGTCAATCAGCTCGGTCAGGTAGGAGGTCTTCTTAGCATGGCGCACAATGAGCTTGTGCTTCAGCAGCTCTTTGGCTGTGGGCCTCTGGAGAAGACAGTGGAATGGAGGGAATTAACAGGGTGAcggaaataaaatgaaaaatggcgCAGCACTCACAAAACTGGGCTCCTTGTTGAGACACGCCTCCACGAACTCCTTCAGCGCCTTGCTGTAGTTGCCCTCCAGCGTGGGCGGGTTGTTCTTCGGGATGAGGAACAGCACCTTCATGGGGTGCAGGTCCGAGTGGGGCGGCTCGCCTCTGGCCAGCTCTATCGCCGTGATGCCCAGGGACCAGATGTCCGCCTGCAAGCAGAGACGCCACATTCGTACTCCCGCACTCGTCCTCCTCCAGTCTCTACACTCCCAACCATTAGACACGTCGTGGAGGAATAATCCAGATGATTTTACAGGAATTAAactgcacactcacacattacATGAAGAAAGAAGATTTTCAGACATCTACAGGCAACACAGCTGCCAAAATACTGAGGTGACAGTAAAAGTGACAagtgaagtgacgtgattgtcatagtgagacacagcagcacagcatcacagcacgtggtgaaacgtgtcctctgtatttaaccgtcacccttggtgagcagtggacaccatgacaggcgcctgggcagcagtgtgtggggacgggaccttcatcaaggggacctcagtggcaccttggcggctcgggattcgaaccggcaaccttctgattacggggcggcttccttcACCTTCGCCAGGCCACCGCGGGCCCAGAAGAATTTTGAATATTGCCACTGCTGTACTGTAAAATTACGGGTGGACGCAGGAGAAAAACGTGCCATGAAACCTCTCCGTAGAGGGACACGGATGTCCATCCAGGCGTCCGAGCGTCAAATAAACGCTCAACACTGGTCTTGCACGCGTGCTCAAGCGCGTCCAACATGGCGCATGATGGAAATTGTGTTGTGATGGCGAAACTGAAGTGGACGGTCATGGTCCTCACCTTGAAGTCGTACGCAGACTGCTTGATGACCTCCGGCGCCATCCAGAAGGGCGTCCCCACGAACGTGTTCCTCTTGATCTGCGTGTCCGTCAGCTGCCCCGCCACGCCGAAGTCGGCCAGCTTCACCTCGCCCTGCTCCGACAGCAGCACGTTCGCCGCTGCAGGGGACATTACACCTCAAGACCACGTCCCAAAAGTGTCTTTTGTCTTGTCATGCCATCTGTGTGGTGAGATATTCTAAGGTATTTGGTCGCCTTGCAATAATTAGTCAACAATTAAAACACTCGCTAAAGAATTTGATTATTGATCATTGTTACCATAAAGGGTTATAAAGGGTTATAAAGGGATAGTTGTTCACATTGATCACACATGGAAATGTAGATACATCATGATACATCAATAATCGAAGGATTGATGATTGTAATCAAGTCGAATTATGAGACCTCTACTGTCCCCACATCACCACCAACAGTGACACAGAACCAGACACCGAAACGTCCTCATTTCATCACGTTATAGTCGTGGCATTAACTCGATTTCAGGCGATTTCTGATGGATTTAAGAGACTCTTGATGAGCgtatggtta
This genomic stretch from Denticeps clupeoides chromosome 5, fDenClu1.1, whole genome shotgun sequence harbors:
- the stk24b gene encoding serine/threonine-protein kinase 24: MARSPAQAGLPGMQNLKADPEELFTKLERIGKGSFGEVFKGIDNRTQKVVAIKIIDLEEAEDEIEDIQQEITVLSQCDSPFVTKYYGSFLKDTKLWIIMEYLGGGSALDLLEPGALDEIQIATILREILKGLEYLHSEKKIHRDIKAANVLLSEQGEVKLADFGVAGQLTDTQIKRNTFVGTPFWMAPEVIKQSAYDFKADIWSLGITAIELARGEPPHSDLHPMKVLFLIPKNNPPTLEGNYSKALKEFVEACLNKEPSFRPTAKELLKHKLIVRHAKKTSYLTELIDRYKRWKAEQSREESSSDESDSEPDGQASGGSGFGNDDWIFTMREKDPKKLQNGASQAEAVEMEQAEDVPKRPLSQSLSSIISPAFSELHERGDASSVKPDTLHELRAAMFLAEEACPGISDAMVTHLVQRLQRFSRPRTSSPS